ACAGCGTGGAGGCCGCAGGTTGGCCCCGATGGAGTCGTCAACGCAATCGAACTTTCAGGGCCGACTGTTTACGCCGGCGGCACCTTTACGACAGTCGGAACGACACAAAGGAGATATCTTGTTGCCCTCGATTCGGCAACAGGCTCGCTAACGGCATGGAATCCGAATCCGGACGATCATGTGCTGGCCCTGAAGCTCTCTGGCGGAGTACTGTACGCCTCAGGACTTTTCACTCAAATCGGGACAGAGCCGCGAAACCGGGTTGCCGCAATCAATCTCGCAACGGGAGCGCCAACGGTGTGGGAGCCGAATACGGCGGGTGTCACTTCTATTTCCGCATTGGCGGTAACCGGACCCGCCGTGTATGTCGGTGGGGCATTCACAACAATCGGCGGTCAGCAGCGCAACGCGCTCGCCGCGCTCGACTTGACACGAGGGGATATAACGGAATTCAACGCCGGACTTGCATCGCAAAGCAGCGTGAACGTTATCGTTCCTGCCGGAAACTCTCTGTATGTCGGCGGCATTCTCAACTCCACTTCTGATCTGATTTCTGTGAACAGGGTTTCCGGCGCCATCAATCCTTGGAATCCGCAGGTTGTCGGCGGTGTGTCGGCAATTGCGATCTCGGTTAACGATACGAGTGTGTTAGCCGGTGGAAGGTTCACGCACGCTCTGAGTGATCTTCGCCCGTCGTTGGCGGCATTCACAGACCCGGCGGTGCTGCTGCCTGCGTTTGTGATGAACAGGACTTCCATTCCCTTCGGCACAGTTCCTCTCGGCGGTGAGAAATCGGAGGCTGTGGTTATCACGAATACGGGTGGTGCATCATTGGTTCTTAGCGATATAGCAACCAGCAATCCGGCCTTTGCTGTTCTCCTTCTTCCCTTTCCTCCAATCGAAATTCTGCCCGGTCAAAGCCGGGTGTACTCGATCTCGTTCTTGCCGTCTACCGGCGGGCCGCAGACCGGGGTTATCACGTTCACGCACACTGCTGCCGGGTCACCTGCTACTCTTCCCGTCAGTGGAACGGGGTTTGGGCCGTTCCTCGTTGCGTCGAAGCTTGATATGCCATTCGGGAGCATCCGGGTTGGCACAACAAGAGAGGATACGATCACTCTCGCGAATACAGGCAACGACACGCTTAAGATCAGTCTTGCCGCTGTAACCGACACGCAGTTCATCGTTTCACCTTCTCTTGCAAACATTCTTCCCTCGGCGAACAGAGTGTTTACTGTGACGTTCAGGCCGGGGTATCGCGAAGCGTTTGGCGGACTTCTACGATTTGAGCACAATGCGGCCGGCTCTCCAACTTCTATCGGGATTTCAGGTACAGGTGTCGCGTCCGAACTTGTACCTCTCCCGCGAATTGTGCAGTTCGATTCTGTTGCGGTGGGCAGCAGCCGCACGCGCTTACTCTCAATCGTGAACGGGGGCGATGCGAATCTCAATGTGTCGAACGTCAGAATCATCGGGCCGAACGCCAATGAGTTTGCTATAGTCGGAACAACAGGGCCGTTTCCTCCGGTGGGGTCCATCGGCGATACGCTGAGAATCCCGATACGCTTCTCTCCGGTTTCCCTGCAGGAAAACAAGTCGGCATCACTCGTTATTCACAGCGATGCGCTTGTTGCGGTTGATACTGTGCTGCTCAGAGGCTCCGGGAGAACCACGCTTATTCAAGTGACGATCGGAGGCGATACGCTGCTTGGTTCACAGATCAATGTGACTGCACAAGGGCCGCCCGGCTTCCAGATTCTGCGTGCCGCATTGTATTACCGTGCAGCCGGACGCTTCAACTACGATTCTCTCGATCTAACGGTGAGCGGACAAGCATATACGGGCTTCTTCCCCGATAGCGCTGTCACTCCGCGGGGGATTGAATATTTTGTAAGACTGACAGGTACGGAGGAATCGATCACGAATCCTGAACTCAATCCTGAAGAGAATCCCGCCATCGTTCGGGTGAAAGTCGGAGCCCTCGTGACGTCGCTGCAATTTGAGCCCAGAAAATACAGAATGATTTCAGTTCCGCTGGATCTGGCCGATGCGGATCCTGAAGAACAGCTTGTTGACGACTACGGCCCGTACAATCAAACACGGTGGAGACTGTTCCGTTGGGAAGGTGACAGGAACGTCGAGCTTCCTGCCATTCAACATGACTTCCGTCCCGGTTACGCATTCTGGCTGATCACGTCGGATGGAAAACGCTTTGATGCAAAAGACGGAAAATCTGTGCTGTCGGGAATTCCTTTCAATATTCAACTCGTCCCGGGCTGGAATCAGATTGCGGCGCCGTTTGCATTTTCTGTTGATTGGGAAGAGATTGAAAACCACAATCTTGTTCAACGCCCTGTGTTCTGGAATGGTGATGAATTCGATCCTGATGTCGAGTTGCTTCATCCGTGGGAGGGATATTTTGTTCTGAACGATTCATCGCAACCGATCACGCTGTCTGTGCCGTCGTTTGAATCGACAGTCCGAAGGCCGAAGAACGCCCAGCCGTTTCCGTTGAAGAACGACGGAGACTACGTTTTGCAGCTTTCAGCATTTTCCGGAACGATGAAAGACAGCTACAATTATCTTGGATTTGTCGGGAATGCAACGCCGGAGTTTGACCGGCTGGATATTGTCGAGCCGCCGCCAATTGACGAGTATGTGAACCTTGCGATTGTCGAAAACGGGAGGAAATATCTCGGCAATTTCAAGCCGCAATCAGAGAGGGGGAATCAGTGGCGGGTTCAGATTGCTTCCACACAGTCTGATCAAACTGTGGCCGTTGCCGTTCGTGAAATCGGCCGACCGGTTGATGGCTTCAATACCTACATTCTCGATGAAGATGAATTTGCATACGTGCCGTTGGCAAACGGCTCGTTTTCCGTTCGTTCGGGTGCTGCAAACACCGTCCGTTCGTTCAGAGTGATTATCGGAACTCCGGAATTTGCCCGGGAGGCAAGCGGTGGCATTCCACTTGCCCCTGTGGAATATGTACTCGATCAG
This Bacteroidota bacterium DNA region includes the following protein-coding sequences:
- a CDS encoding choice-of-anchor D domain-containing protein, whose protein sequence is MKRTFKFFISLVILVACSEGTNAQTVKQRLWVTDGEVRAIVKSGRISYVGGSFGYVGPVTGGAVVLSSASGLILPSSPKVNGDVLTVAADGNNGWYIGGSFTEVNGVARSRAAKILPNGSLDNTWNPQFDGPVHAIVVGTAGVYVGGSFSRVGAAVRNNAALLNPTNAAVLSWNPNPNNTVRTIQVVPPYVYVGGEFTAVGVVPIARDYVARIDISSGGVDSVWSPSPNGFVLSILTAVGQNNVWLGGEFSLIDTSSRPHLASVTSGGTGFVTDWNPRPNGPVHVLRLAGSRLHVGGRFTAILDSVRGNAAAVDPFVSRLLSWNPNLNGPVNTMEFSGGIFYVGGLFSSVGVAQRRNIAAVDSVLGNVSGWNPVAGSEVKVIGVQSNVFLGGLFRSVNGAVRRNVAALDDTAGATAFNPNVNGGVNAMRLSGNTLYLGGGFDTVSGQRITRLAAVNANSGFPTAWRPQVGPDGVVNAIELSGPTVYAGGTFTTVGTTQRRYLVALDSATGSLTAWNPNPDDHVLALKLSGGVLYASGLFTQIGTEPRNRVAAINLATGAPTVWEPNTAGVTSISALAVTGPAVYVGGAFTTIGGQQRNALAALDLTRGDITEFNAGLASQSSVNVIVPAGNSLYVGGILNSTSDLISVNRVSGAINPWNPQVVGGVSAIAISVNDTSVLAGGRFTHALSDLRPSLAAFTDPAVLLPAFVMNRTSIPFGTVPLGGEKSEAVVITNTGGASLVLSDIATSNPAFAVLLLPFPPIEILPGQSRVYSISFLPSTGGPQTGVITFTHTAAGSPATLPVSGTGFGPFLVASKLDMPFGSIRVGTTREDTITLANTGNDTLKISLAAVTDTQFIVSPSLANILPSANRVFTVTFRPGYREAFGGLLRFEHNAAGSPTSIGISGTGVASELVPLPRIVQFDSVAVGSSRTRLLSIVNGGDANLNVSNVRIIGPNANEFAIVGTTGPFPPVGSIGDTLRIPIRFSPVSLQENKSASLVIHSDALVAVDTVLLRGSGRTTLIQVTIGGDTLLGSQINVTAQGPPGFQILRAALYYRAAGRFNYDSLDLTVSGQAYTGFFPDSAVTPRGIEYFVRLTGTEESITNPELNPEENPAIVRVKVGALVTSLQFEPRKYRMISVPLDLADADPEEQLVDDYGPYNQTRWRLFRWEGDRNVELPAIQHDFRPGYAFWLITSDGKRFDAKDGKSVLSGIPFNIQLVPGWNQIAAPFAFSVDWEEIENHNLVQRPVFWNGDEFDPDVELLHPWEGYFVLNDSSQPITLSVPSFESTVRRPKNAQPFPLKNDGDYVLQLSAFSGTMKDSYNYLGFVGNATPEFDRLDIVEPPPIDEYVNLAIVENGRKYLGNFKPQSERGNQWRVQIASTQSDQTVAVAVREIGRPVDGFNTYILDEDEFAYVPLANGSFSVRSGAANTVRSFRVIIGTPEFAREASGGIPLAPVEYVLDQNYPNPFNPITTIRFALSKRSEVSLSLYNLLGQKVRTLVSGEQTTGIYSVVWDGLTDGGSQAASGVYVYRLRAGEFQATRKLLLLR